A single window of Nicotiana tomentosiformis chromosome 1, ASM39032v3, whole genome shotgun sequence DNA harbors:
- the LOC138906457 gene encoding uncharacterized protein, whose amino-acid sequence MKNHEARPTGSAPFPEVNVVAAYDKSERKQNNYRGRGHSRRRGRGRGRNNYRHYGGSKQENNKGSQINPSKDKISMCYRCGMKGHWARICRTPDYFVKLYQASLRKKENNVEAHLTFQNNDDEAGPSNKYDSEAHLAYKDDDFEGLANITHLEAGDFFEDID is encoded by the coding sequence atgaaaaatcatgaagcccgtcccaCTGGGTCAGCACCATTCCCCGAAGTGAATGTTGTAGCAGCATATGATAAGTctgaaagaaaacaaaataactaCCGTGGTCGTGGACATAGTCGTAGACGTGGACGTGGCAGGGGACGAAATAATTATCGTCATTATGGTGGAAGTAAacaggagaacaataagggttctcaaattAATCCTTCAAAAGATAAAATTAGTATGTGTTACCGATGTGGTATGAAAGGTCATTGGGCACGCATTTGTCGTACGCCAGAttattttgtcaaactttatcaagcctcccttagaaagaaagaaaataatgtgGAGGCACACTTGACCTTTCAAAATAATGATGATGAAGCAGGTCCCTCAAACAAATATGATTCTGAGGCACATCTTGCATATAAAGATGATGATTTTGAAGGCCTAgcaaatattactcatttagaagctgGAGACTTCTTTGAGGATATTGACTGA
- the LOC104120113 gene encoding uncharacterized protein, whose translation MKERNEKLMNDFWLRPAFQTNSDVGAKWRYLKKKATATLTTSLLLFFFLLAVSISSLAGWFDLAKYTGHSYQKVEGPIIQPQILEFPLDCGAWNQSNTCPRNYLKSYKPLNPNNSTCPEYFRWIYEDLKPWKETGITREMVEKAKRHAHFRLIILDGKIYVEKYNTKRFIQTRHLYTMYGIIQLLRWYPGKLPNLEIMFDTDDRPVIRSQDYRQPNSGPPPLFRYCSDWHSLDIVFPDWSFWGWAETNIKPWRSVTKDIKQGNEITKWKDRLPFAYWKGNPHVSPIRKDLMKCNITDKQNFDTLLYVQDWNDQSKKGFKESNLGNQCTHRYKIYVEGWAWSVSEKYILACDSPTLYIKPRYHDFFTRGMIPQQHYWPIRDNDKCRSLKFAVQWGNNNTDKAEAIGKSGSNFIQEDMKMEYVFDYMFHLLNEYAKLLKFEPKVTADAVEICSESLACTSEGIWKKFMEEGLEKTPSYTNPCTLPPPYEPQEIKSFVEQKIKATQQVEAWEDEYWNKKQ comes from the exons ATGAAAGAGAGGAATGAGAAATTGATGAATGATTTCTGGCTAAGGCCAGCTTTCCAAACAAATTCAGATGTGGGAGCAAAATGGAGATATCTCAAGAAGAAAGCTACAGCAACCTTAACAACTTCATTGCTGCTTTTCTTCTTTCTACTTGCAGTTTCTATCTCGTCCTTGGCTGGATGGTTTGATCTT GCAAAATATACTGGTCATTCCTATCAAAAAGTAGAAGGCCCAATAATCCAGCCCCAAATTCTTGAATTTCCTTTGGATTGTGGTGCATGGAATCAGTCCAATACATGTCCCAGAAACTATCTTAAATCTTATAAACCCTTAAACCCTAATAACTCAACATGCCCTGAGTATTTTAGATGGATTTATGAAGATTTAAAGCCTTGGAAGGAGACAGGAATCACTAGGGAAATGGTGGAGAAAGCCAAAAGACATGCACATTTCAGATTAATAATATTGGATGGAAAAATTTATGTTGAGAAATACAATACAAAGAGATTTATTCAGACTAGACATTTGTACACTATGTATGGGATTATACAGCTCCTAAGGTGGTATCCTGGAAAATTGCCTAATTTGGAGATCATGTTTGACACCGATGACCGGCCGGTCATCCGATCACAGGACTACCGGCAACCTAATTCCGGTCCTCCGCCGTTGTTCCGCTACTGTTCAGATTGGCATAGTTTGGATATTGTCTTCCCAGATTGGTCATTTTGGGGCTG GGCAGAGACAAATATAAAGCCATGGAGAAGTGTGACTAAGGACATAAAACAAGGTAACGAAATAACCAAATGGAAGGATAGGTTACCCTTTGCTTATTGGAAGGGAAATCCCCATGTTTCTCCTATCAGAAAAGATCTAATGAAGTGTAATATTACTGACAAACAAAACTTTGATACTCTCTTATACGTCCAG GACTGGAATGATCAATCCAAAAAGGGGTTCAAGGAATCAAATCTTGGAAATCAATGCACCCATAG ATATAAAATATATGTAGAAGGATGGGCATGGTCAGTGAGTGAAAAATACATTTTGGCCTGCGATTCTCCAACATTGTATATAAAACCTCGTTACCATGATTTCTTCACGAGAGGGATGATTCCTCAGCAACATTATTGGCCCATTAGAGATAATGATAAATGTCGGTCCCTCAAGTTTGCTGTTCAATGGGGTAACAATAACACTGACAAG GCAGAGGCGATAGGGAAGTCAGGAAGTAATTTTATTCAGGAAGATATGAAGATGGAATATGTGTTTGATTACATGTTCCATTTGCTGAATGAATATGCAAAGCTGCTCAAGTTTGAACCAAAAGTTACAGCAGATGCAGTTGAAATATGTTCAGAATCATTGGCATGCACTTCAGAAGGTATTTGGAAAAAGTTCATGGAAGAAGGCTTAGAAAAAACTCCTAGTTACACAAATCCATGCACTCTTCCTCCACCTTATGAACCTCAAGAAATTAAATCTTTTGTTGAACAAAAGATAAAAGCCACACAACAAGTGGAGGCTTGGGAGGATGAATACTGGAACAAGAAGCAATAG